Proteins from a single region of Neodiprion virginianus isolate iyNeoVirg1 chromosome 4, iyNeoVirg1.1, whole genome shotgun sequence:
- the LOC124302540 gene encoding uncharacterized protein LOC124302540 has protein sequence MATGSRRRSPYPTTKSYNASRSIPYEERYSETCWWFLTCIRTRIKYKNETYEAFRLNKTKCRRYEDDSRDYQPRYSKGYRNCQKPRICDCNAITTECVSICEPRAKSGGFIYYCGEGYEFSDDRTKCLPKCSPSCTANAYCQQPNNCACKAGYVGNGTSCLPVCKQGCANGICEDPYTCRCDAYWSGSSCDEPLACVVASMASESYSNDTLASNLSFTMDTDVEVEYSKIARTAPACDQKCPEELWMHAFGSITSRSNVTYYLIPTGVTCNNTEYKELFFARHDKVIVRVMVAGIAFLIVGIICIVWVLRGREKSNNKSTDNIVQYTSNGYIEENPLYEATKTTVDH, from the exons ATGGCCACTGGGAGTCGTAGGCGATCTCCATATCCGACGACAAAATC TTATAACGCATCGCGTTCTATTCCGTACGAAGAGAGGTACTCTGAAACATGTTGGTGGTTCTTGACGTGCATTAGGACGCGCATAAAGTACAAAAATGAG ACATACGAGGCGTTCAGATTGAATAAGACGAAGTGCAGAAGATACGAAGATGATAGTAGGGATTATCAGCCACGATATTCCAAAGGCTACCGAAATTGCCAAAAGCCACGTATCTGTGACTGTAATGCAATCACAACGGAATGCGTTTCTATATGTGAACCTAGGGCTAAGTCAGGTGGGTTCATTTATTACTGCGGTGAAGGGTATGAGTTCAGCGACGACAGAACCAAGTGTTTGCCAAAGTGCAGCCCTTCTTGCACGGCGAACGCATACTGCCAGCAGCCAAACAACTGCGCGTGCAAGGCTGGGTACGTGGGTAACGGCACCAGTTGTTTGCCAGTATGCAAACAAGGCTGCGCCAACGGAATTTGCGAGGATCCTTATACGTGCCGTTGCGATGCTTACTGGAGCGGATCTTCCTGTGACGAGCCACTCGCATGTGTAGTTGCCTCGATGGCCTCCGAGAGTTATTCTAACGATACGCTAGCCAG CAATCTTTCATTTACAATGGACACTGATGTTGAAGTGGAATATTCTAAAATTGCACGGACAGCGCCTGCGTGCGATCAAAAGTGTCCTGAGGAACTCTGGATGCACGCTTTCGGTTCTATCACATCTCGATCAAATGTGACTTACTATTTGATCCCTACAG GTGTAACGTGCAATAACACCGAATATAAGGAGTTATTTTTTGCAAGACACGATAAAGTAATAGTAAGAGTAATGGTTGCAGGAATAGCGTTCTTGATAGTAGGAATAATTTGCATTGTGTGGGTTCTTCGCGGAagagaaaaatcaaacaacAAGTCAACCG